Proteins encoded together in one Rhinoraja longicauda isolate Sanriku21f chromosome 22, sRhiLon1.1, whole genome shotgun sequence window:
- the LOC144604550 gene encoding YTH domain-containing family protein 1-like isoform X1: protein MSATSVDPQRAKGQENKVQNGSLHQKDTVHDNDFEPYLSSQSNQNNSYPSMTDPYLSSYYAPSIGFSYSLSEAAPWSTGGDPPIPYLTTYGQLSNGDHHFMHDAVFGQPGGLGSTPYLNQHRFNFFPENPGFSAWGTGGSQGQQTPSSAYGSSYSYPPSSLGGTIVDGQAGFPNDTLNKAPGMNSIEQGMVGLKIGGAVTSSGVKTVGSVVNSPGMTNAAPGNGSTAGVSAPKPTSWAAIASKPAKPQPKLKPKTAASVGSSSLPPPPIKHNMDIGTWDNKGPVPKAPPPHQAPPTQAVPLQQLTQPPPPQQLQIPQQPFQNPQQPPQNRWIAPRNRGATFGQNNGAGNENNSLGNVPVSSPPSSETHPVLEKLKAAYSYNPKDFDWNVKNGRVFIIKSYSEDDIHRSIKYSIWCSTEHGNKRLDSAYRSMAGKGPVYLLFSVNGSGHFCGVAEMKSAVDYGTCAGVWSQDKWKGKFDVKWIFVKDVPNNQLRHIRLENNDNKPVTNSRDTQEVPLEKAKQVLKIIATYKHTTSIFDDFSHYEKRQEEEEVVRKDKVSLPVASHYLQGVPESKQMIRKHLT, encoded by the exons aATAACAGCTATCCTTCAATGACTGATCCATATCTGTCGAGCTATTATGCTCCTTCCATTGGGTTTTCCTATTCCCTCAGTGAAGCAGCACCATGGTCCACTGGCGGTGATCCTCCGATTCCATACTTAACAACTTATGGACAGCTGAGCAACGGAGACCACCATTTCATGCATGATGCTGTCTTTGGTCAGCCTGGGGGTCTGGGGAGCACCCCCTACTTAAATCAACATAGATTCAACTTCTTTCCTGAAAACCCTGGGTTTTCTGCTTGGGGAACAGGTGGGTCTCAGGGACAACAAACACCGAGCTCAGCATATGGCAGTAGCTATAGTTACCCGCCGAGTTCTTTGGGTGGGACGATAGTTGATGGACAGGCAGGGTTTCCGAATGATACTTTGAATAAAGCTCCAGGCATGAATAGCATTGAACAAGGGATGGTTGGATTAAAGATTGGTGGAGCAGTGACATCATCAGGTGTGAAGACGGTGGGGTCTGTGGTGAACAGCCCAGGTATGACGAATGCAGCGCCTGGAAATGGCTCAACCGCTGGTGTCTCTGCTCCAAAGCCAACGTCATGGGCTGCCATTGCAAGTAAACCAGCCAAGCCTCAACCCAAACTAAAACCAAAGACTGCAGCATCGGTGGGAAGCTCTTCGTTGCCCCCACCTCCTATAAAACACAATATGGACATTGGTACGTGGGACAATAAAGGACCTGTACCAAAAGCGCCTCCACCTCATCAGGCCCCCCCTACTCAGGCAGTTCCTCTGCAACAGTTgactcagcctccaccaccacagcaGTTGCAGATTCCACAGCAACCATTTCAGAACCCTCAGCAGCCCCCGCAGAACCGTTGGATCGCCCCTCGCAACAGAGGTGCGACTTTTGGTCAAAATAACGGAGCTGGCAATGAAAACAACTCGCTGGGTAATGTCCCCGTTAGCTCTCCACCGAGCAGTGAGACTCACCCTGTCCTCGAAAAACTGAAGGCTGCTTACAGCTACAATCCAAAAGACTTTGACTGGAATGTCAAAAACGGTCGTGTGTTTATTATCAAGAGCTACTCCGAGGATGATATCCATCGCTCTATCAAGTACTCCATTTGGTGCAGTACAGAACATGGCAATAAGCGCTTGGACAGTGCATATCGCTCGATGGCTGGCAAAGGTCCTGTTTACTTACTATTCAGCGTAAATGGCAGTGGACATTTTTGTGGAGTGGCAGAAATGAAATCGGCAGTGGACTACGGCACATGTGCTGGGGTTTGGTCACAGGACAAGTGGAAAGGCAAATTCGATGTCAAGTGGATCTTTGTAAAGGACGTGCCTAATAACCAGCTGAGGCATATCCGCTTGGAAAACAATGACAATAAACCAGTCACTAACTCTCGAGACACACAGGAGGTTCCATTAGAGAAAGCCAAGCAAGTGCTCAAAATTATCGCGACGTACAAGCACACCACTTCAATTTTTGATGACTTTTCACATTACGAAAAGcgtcaggaagaggaggaagttgTACGTAAG GACAAAGTTTCTCTGCCAGTGGCTTCTCATTATTTACAAG GAGTACCTGAATCGAAGCAAATGATAAGGAAACATTTGACTTGA
- the LOC144604550 gene encoding YTH domain-containing family protein 1-like isoform X2, whose product MTDPYLSSYYAPSIGFSYSLSEAAPWSTGGDPPIPYLTTYGQLSNGDHHFMHDAVFGQPGGLGSTPYLNQHRFNFFPENPGFSAWGTGGSQGQQTPSSAYGSSYSYPPSSLGGTIVDGQAGFPNDTLNKAPGMNSIEQGMVGLKIGGAVTSSGVKTVGSVVNSPGMTNAAPGNGSTAGVSAPKPTSWAAIASKPAKPQPKLKPKTAASVGSSSLPPPPIKHNMDIGTWDNKGPVPKAPPPHQAPPTQAVPLQQLTQPPPPQQLQIPQQPFQNPQQPPQNRWIAPRNRGATFGQNNGAGNENNSLGNVPVSSPPSSETHPVLEKLKAAYSYNPKDFDWNVKNGRVFIIKSYSEDDIHRSIKYSIWCSTEHGNKRLDSAYRSMAGKGPVYLLFSVNGSGHFCGVAEMKSAVDYGTCAGVWSQDKWKGKFDVKWIFVKDVPNNQLRHIRLENNDNKPVTNSRDTQEVPLEKAKQVLKIIATYKHTTSIFDDFSHYEKRQEEEEVVRKDKVSLPVASHYLQGVPESKQMIRKHLT is encoded by the exons ATGACTGATCCATATCTGTCGAGCTATTATGCTCCTTCCATTGGGTTTTCCTATTCCCTCAGTGAAGCAGCACCATGGTCCACTGGCGGTGATCCTCCGATTCCATACTTAACAACTTATGGACAGCTGAGCAACGGAGACCACCATTTCATGCATGATGCTGTCTTTGGTCAGCCTGGGGGTCTGGGGAGCACCCCCTACTTAAATCAACATAGATTCAACTTCTTTCCTGAAAACCCTGGGTTTTCTGCTTGGGGAACAGGTGGGTCTCAGGGACAACAAACACCGAGCTCAGCATATGGCAGTAGCTATAGTTACCCGCCGAGTTCTTTGGGTGGGACGATAGTTGATGGACAGGCAGGGTTTCCGAATGATACTTTGAATAAAGCTCCAGGCATGAATAGCATTGAACAAGGGATGGTTGGATTAAAGATTGGTGGAGCAGTGACATCATCAGGTGTGAAGACGGTGGGGTCTGTGGTGAACAGCCCAGGTATGACGAATGCAGCGCCTGGAAATGGCTCAACCGCTGGTGTCTCTGCTCCAAAGCCAACGTCATGGGCTGCCATTGCAAGTAAACCAGCCAAGCCTCAACCCAAACTAAAACCAAAGACTGCAGCATCGGTGGGAAGCTCTTCGTTGCCCCCACCTCCTATAAAACACAATATGGACATTGGTACGTGGGACAATAAAGGACCTGTACCAAAAGCGCCTCCACCTCATCAGGCCCCCCCTACTCAGGCAGTTCCTCTGCAACAGTTgactcagcctccaccaccacagcaGTTGCAGATTCCACAGCAACCATTTCAGAACCCTCAGCAGCCCCCGCAGAACCGTTGGATCGCCCCTCGCAACAGAGGTGCGACTTTTGGTCAAAATAACGGAGCTGGCAATGAAAACAACTCGCTGGGTAATGTCCCCGTTAGCTCTCCACCGAGCAGTGAGACTCACCCTGTCCTCGAAAAACTGAAGGCTGCTTACAGCTACAATCCAAAAGACTTTGACTGGAATGTCAAAAACGGTCGTGTGTTTATTATCAAGAGCTACTCCGAGGATGATATCCATCGCTCTATCAAGTACTCCATTTGGTGCAGTACAGAACATGGCAATAAGCGCTTGGACAGTGCATATCGCTCGATGGCTGGCAAAGGTCCTGTTTACTTACTATTCAGCGTAAATGGCAGTGGACATTTTTGTGGAGTGGCAGAAATGAAATCGGCAGTGGACTACGGCACATGTGCTGGGGTTTGGTCACAGGACAAGTGGAAAGGCAAATTCGATGTCAAGTGGATCTTTGTAAAGGACGTGCCTAATAACCAGCTGAGGCATATCCGCTTGGAAAACAATGACAATAAACCAGTCACTAACTCTCGAGACACACAGGAGGTTCCATTAGAGAAAGCCAAGCAAGTGCTCAAAATTATCGCGACGTACAAGCACACCACTTCAATTTTTGATGACTTTTCACATTACGAAAAGcgtcaggaagaggaggaagttgTACGTAAG GACAAAGTTTCTCTGCCAGTGGCTTCTCATTATTTACAAG GAGTACCTGAATCGAAGCAAATGATAAGGAAACATTTGACTTGA